One stretch of Oxobacter pfennigii DNA includes these proteins:
- a CDS encoding [Fe-Fe] hydrogenase large subunit C-terminal domain-containing protein: MPSATNINPLNNHQKTVYTVTANCQDCYRCVRVCPVKAISVRNGQARIEDNFCIKCGTCVRECPQHAKTIRSSLDLVKDLLSSKRPVAVSVAPSFAAIFDGWRATRLPYALHKLGFKYVSETAEGALLVTEETLKNKNKGTICTACPAVVNYIEKYRPEYTDMLIPVVSPMVAHGKLLKKRHGKDCAVVFIGPCAAKKLEAVRPENADAIDAVLTFTELIQWLNEERIDLAACPEGNFESYGNIDKARLFPLQGGLLKTGSIDCDGTNADVMHISGANDVIGLFEIPPSDWKYSVVEPLFCSGGCINGPGISTDKNIFIRKQNVISYAEKSTISDRDIDRAISSRALFENENISLSAYEVDENRINQVFEATGKSDPKLQLNCGACGYESCRDNAIAVVKGMAEPEMCIPYMRRLAKQHSDRIIETTPNGVIILNNELQIMHMNPAFQKMFICNNGILGRHISYLLDTNGYEKLASGSVKLYEAIKSKNGKKYHELLYALPDESQYVGLYTDVTKIKFDDSQIDLIKNQTLEQAKELLDHQIKFSQEMAHYLGKSTARSEELVMRIMDLFEE; encoded by the coding sequence ATGCCATCAGCAACAAATATTAATCCGCTCAATAACCATCAGAAAACAGTATACACGGTTACCGCAAACTGCCAGGATTGCTACCGCTGTGTCAGGGTATGCCCTGTGAAAGCCATAAGCGTGCGCAATGGACAGGCAAGAATTGAGGACAATTTTTGTATAAAATGCGGAACATGTGTCAGAGAGTGTCCTCAGCATGCCAAAACCATCCGCTCGAGCCTTGATTTGGTTAAGGATTTGTTATCTTCCAAAAGACCTGTGGCTGTAAGCGTTGCTCCCTCCTTTGCAGCAATTTTTGACGGATGGCGTGCAACCCGGCTTCCTTATGCATTGCACAAACTTGGGTTTAAATATGTTTCGGAAACAGCCGAGGGGGCTTTGCTGGTTACGGAAGAAACATTGAAAAATAAAAATAAAGGAACTATTTGTACTGCCTGCCCCGCTGTTGTTAACTATATAGAAAAGTATCGTCCTGAGTATACTGATATGCTTATTCCGGTAGTTTCTCCAATGGTTGCCCATGGGAAACTCCTGAAGAAACGTCACGGCAAGGATTGTGCCGTGGTTTTCATAGGACCTTGCGCAGCAAAGAAGCTGGAGGCAGTACGTCCTGAAAACGCCGATGCCATTGATGCCGTTCTTACCTTTACCGAACTTATTCAATGGCTTAACGAAGAGAGAATAGACCTTGCCGCTTGTCCCGAAGGGAATTTTGAAAGTTACGGCAATATAGATAAAGCGCGCCTTTTTCCACTGCAAGGCGGTCTTCTAAAAACCGGCAGCATAGATTGTGACGGCACAAATGCCGACGTGATGCATATTAGCGGGGCTAATGATGTCATAGGACTCTTTGAAATCCCGCCTTCAGACTGGAAGTACTCCGTTGTGGAGCCCTTGTTCTGTTCGGGAGGATGCATAAACGGCCCAGGTATTTCCACAGATAAAAATATTTTCATAAGAAAGCAGAATGTTATTTCCTATGCTGAAAAATCTACGATATCAGATAGGGACATTGACAGAGCGATTTCATCAAGAGCCTTATTCGAAAACGAGAACATTAGCCTTTCTGCTTACGAGGTAGATGAAAACAGAATAAATCAGGTGTTTGAAGCAACGGGCAAAAGTGATCCCAAGCTTCAATTGAACTGCGGAGCCTGCGGCTATGAGTCGTGCAGAGATAACGCAATTGCTGTTGTTAAAGGAATGGCTGAGCCTGAAATGTGTATTCCGTACATGCGCAGGCTTGCAAAGCAGCATAGCGACAGAATCATTGAAACTACTCCAAACGGAGTGATAATCTTAAACAATGAATTGCAAATAATGCATATGAATCCGGCCTTTCAAAAGATGTTTATATGCAATAACGGAATACTGGGGCGGCACATTTCCTACCTTCTTGATACCAATGGCTATGAAAAGCTTGCGTCGGGATCGGTGAAACTTTATGAGGCTATAAAAAGCAAAAACGGTAAAAAGTATCATGAGCTTTTGTATGCTCTTCCTGATGAATCCCAGTATGTAGGGCTGTATACCGACGTTACTAAAATAAAATTCGACGACAGTCAGATTGATCTTATAAAAAATCAGACTCTGGAACAGGCAAAAGAACTTCTTGATCATCAGATTAAGTTTTCGCAGGAGATGGCTCACTACCTCGGAAAGAGCACGGCGCGAAGCGAAGAGCTGGTCATGCGTATTATGGATTTGTTCGAGGAATAG
- a CDS encoding SpoIIE family protein phosphatase, with translation MKFFEDFVGQAKKMGKLVCGDVFLRERTLDITEFVLCDGIGSGVYANIAAISCASRIIELFKAGITLRSVCEMVADSMHRARKEDIPFSAFSAVRILHDGQFTVFTYEAPEPILIRDGTASILKQHFHTASYEVIGECSGMLSVGDSLVICSDGVTQAGLSHGLDLGIGSSGLVDFINHCLSRGCALKELPERILKMTSLVSSGRYEDDTTVAILNCRESQQITVLSGPPIIKSKDRDFIDEFMTYPGTRVVCGSTTAEILSRELKRDIKLKNAGTSFGSPPEYFMEGIDMITEGVVILNQINNILDENPGAFSYDSPVERLCSLMLKADVVTFMVGRAMNYAHSDLIFKQLGIRPRETTIRLIAEKLKEKGKLVVNKFY, from the coding sequence TTGAAGTTTTTTGAGGATTTTGTGGGACAGGCTAAAAAAATGGGAAAGCTTGTGTGCGGAGATGTCTTTTTGCGTGAGCGCACACTGGATATAACCGAGTTCGTTCTTTGTGACGGTATTGGTTCCGGTGTTTATGCCAATATTGCAGCGATATCCTGTGCCAGCCGTATCATCGAACTGTTCAAGGCAGGCATAACTCTTCGCTCGGTATGTGAAATGGTGGCTGATTCTATGCACAGGGCAAGAAAAGAGGATATCCCTTTTTCAGCCTTTTCTGCTGTCAGGATTCTTCACGATGGTCAGTTTACCGTATTCACATACGAAGCTCCTGAGCCTATTCTGATAAGAGATGGTACGGCAAGTATTCTTAAGCAGCATTTTCATACGGCAAGCTATGAGGTTATTGGAGAATGTTCGGGTATGTTATCAGTAGGAGACAGCCTTGTCATATGTTCTGACGGTGTCACTCAGGCGGGCTTAAGCCATGGCTTGGACCTGGGAATAGGTTCATCAGGCCTTGTTGATTTTATCAATCACTGTTTGAGCAGGGGATGCGCCTTAAAAGAGCTTCCTGAGAGGATACTGAAAATGACATCCCTGGTATCCAGCGGGCGGTATGAGGACGACACCACTGTTGCAATACTTAACTGCCGTGAATCCCAGCAGATTACCGTGCTGTCCGGGCCTCCTATTATTAAATCCAAAGACAGGGATTTTATAGATGAATTCATGACATATCCCGGAACCCGTGTGGTATGCGGTTCAACCACAGCCGAAATATTATCCCGGGAGCTTAAACGGGATATAAAGCTTAAAAACGCCGGCACTTCCTTTGGGAGCCCTCCGGAATATTTCATGGAGGGAATTGATATGATCACCGAGGGCGTAGTTATACTCAATCAGATTAACAATATTCTTGATGAAAATCCTGGTGCCTTCAGCTATGATTCTCCTGTGGAGCGGCTATGTTCTTTAATGCTCAAAGCTGATGTGGTTACTTTTATGGTGGGCCGGGCTATGAACTATGCCCATTCGGACCTTATTTTTAAGCAGCTTGGAATACGCCCCAGAGAGACAACAATAAGGCTTATTGCAGAAAAACTCAAGGAAAAGGGCAAGCTTGTTGTAAATAAATTTTATTGA
- a CDS encoding cysteine desulfurase family protein, with protein MEKRKVYVDNAATTALSDRAFNAMLPYFSNCYANPSAIHEYGLDARAALERSRRIVAKAIGARNNEIFFTSGGTESDNWALRGAAELRSSKGKHIITTSIEHNAVIKTAEVLEKQGYGVTYLPVDKHGMITPEQLSDAIREDTVLISIMMANNEIGTILPIKELCNVAHKRKVLFHTDAVQAVGHIKINVRELGVDMLSMSAHKFQGPKGIGALYVKIGCPIPPIIYGGGQERGSRSGTENVPGAVGMAAAIEEAVAHMEDNSRKIISMRNKLIQGILKIPGSYLTGDPENRLPGNASFAFDGMDKKPITTALSKEGIFASSASACSAGSIKPSRILLATGATESLAYGTLRITLNEHNSEEDIDYLLEVVPLVISKLRIGE; from the coding sequence ATGGAAAAAAGAAAAGTATACGTTGACAACGCAGCCACCACTGCGCTTTCCGATAGGGCGTTTAATGCCATGCTTCCTTATTTTAGCAATTGCTATGCCAATCCTTCAGCAATACATGAGTATGGACTGGATGCAAGAGCTGCCCTTGAACGGTCTAGAAGGATTGTTGCAAAGGCAATAGGAGCTAGAAATAACGAAATTTTCTTTACCTCCGGAGGAACAGAATCGGACAACTGGGCGCTGCGGGGAGCAGCAGAACTGCGCTCATCGAAAGGGAAGCACATAATTACTACCTCTATTGAGCATAATGCTGTAATAAAGACGGCTGAAGTCCTTGAAAAACAAGGATATGGGGTAACCTACCTGCCTGTCGACAAACATGGAATGATAACGCCTGAGCAGCTTTCAGACGCTATAAGGGAGGACACGGTCCTGATAAGTATTATGATGGCCAACAACGAAATCGGTACCATCTTGCCCATAAAAGAGCTGTGTAACGTTGCACACAAAAGGAAAGTGCTTTTCCATACAGATGCGGTGCAGGCAGTTGGACACATTAAGATCAATGTCAGGGAGCTGGGAGTCGACATGCTTTCCATGTCCGCACACAAATTTCAAGGCCCCAAGGGTATAGGTGCGCTGTATGTAAAAATAGGCTGTCCAATCCCTCCCATTATATATGGAGGAGGTCAGGAAAGAGGTTCAAGGTCAGGAACTGAGAATGTGCCTGGCGCAGTGGGTATGGCTGCTGCAATCGAGGAAGCTGTGGCACATATGGAGGACAACAGCAGAAAAATTATTTCAATGAGGAATAAGCTTATCCAGGGTATATTGAAAATTCCCGGATCCTATTTAACAGGGGATCCCGAAAACCGCCTTCCGGGAAACGCTTCCTTTGCTTTTGACGGGATGGATAAAAAACCTATCACTACGGCCTTAAGTAAAGAGGGCATATTTGCAAGTTCGGCAAGCGCATGCAGCGCAGGCTCGATAAAGCCTTCGAGGATACTGCTTGCAACAGGGGCTACGGAATCCCTTGCATATGGCACCCTGCGGATTACACTTAATGAGCACAACAGTGAAGAGGATATTGACTATTTGCTGGAAGTTGTTCCTTTAGTTATTTCAAAGCTGCGAATCGGAGAATAA
- a CDS encoding TetR/AcrR family transcriptional regulator — translation MATYRTGIETKFKIENAAKKLFYSKGVESTTYAQIAKKANVDISSIVYHFKSFDNLMLEIKNHLSKDRKLLIKEKINIQYPNNNFAEMILNGVEYRKKMELYAAYPKYYRFYRDVYYKVQHKSAESLIMNMYDKELSLNLDLKQKILYESIITPFQFTVPDFFFSEKVQLNPHEVCDFHVRYILKTLGQTEDFINKHIQTTTEISSNIEITCDNSMNLS, via the coding sequence ATGGCAACTTACAGAACCGGAATAGAAACAAAATTTAAAATTGAAAATGCTGCAAAGAAGCTTTTTTATTCAAAGGGAGTGGAGAGTACCACATATGCACAAATAGCAAAAAAAGCTAATGTGGACATTAGCTCAATCGTATACCACTTTAAATCATTCGATAATCTTATGTTAGAAATTAAAAATCATCTATCTAAAGACAGGAAGCTATTAATAAAAGAGAAAATTAACATACAGTATCCGAACAATAATTTTGCCGAGATGATATTAAACGGTGTTGAATACCGCAAAAAAATGGAACTCTACGCAGCATATCCAAAGTACTACCGTTTTTATCGCGATGTATATTATAAAGTACAGCACAAATCTGCTGAAAGTCTTATTATGAATATGTATGATAAAGAATTATCGTTAAATCTTGATTTAAAGCAGAAAATACTTTATGAATCAATAATCACACCTTTTCAATTTACAGTGCCAGACTTCTTCTTTTCGGAAAAAGTTCAGCTGAATCCACACGAGGTCTGCGATTTCCATGTCAGATATATTCTGAAAACCCTCGGACAAACCGAAGATTTCATAAATAAACATATCCAGACCACAACCGAAATTTCTTCCAATATTGAAATTACTTGCGATAACTCTATGAACCTATCATAA
- a CDS encoding MFS transporter, translated as METFQKKPISKTIKYFYGIGDLGFTLMTNCGGYFWIYFLTNVNKFSLSTILLMTTLPSIIGIPISPLFGAIINSIKPMKWGRYRSWLIVPIPIMLIFFSMQWSKIGGDILAPTLCVVFAFIGSLATNFMYVTNASLIAVIASTPEEKAQMSATRGMYNNLSKVMWAYVGTPFVALMTLLLNNETLAYRAVQFTFCVLCALGFYAHFKMTAGYEETGAQELAKPKERQAKTSGKQLWSSLIQNPHLLAMMFMDIARWIVSFTMQSATIYFFQYVAQNMALQTTYLFVANLCAIVGAYIMKFFVQKIGSRNTGIVAFFGLGIFLCFARAFYLNTMLVMTFLILAQLFLGIAYTTIPVLYADAVIYSEWKMGKNASGWIMGLMQVPLRASGLIKNLIITGMLAVGGYSAALEPKLASPGLKAAIGNMFIGIPGALMVAGALIFLLGYRLTAEKIKQYREEIAAKSIA; from the coding sequence ATGGAAACATTTCAGAAAAAGCCAATTTCAAAAACCATTAAGTACTTTTATGGTATAGGTGATCTGGGTTTCACGCTTATGACAAACTGCGGAGGATATTTTTGGATATACTTCCTGACAAATGTTAATAAATTTTCACTTTCTACTATCTTGCTTATGACTACACTTCCATCAATAATCGGCATACCAATTTCACCTTTATTCGGTGCTATCATAAACAGTATCAAACCTATGAAATGGGGGCGCTATCGTTCCTGGCTGATTGTTCCTATACCGATAATGCTTATATTCTTTAGTATGCAGTGGTCTAAGATTGGCGGAGATATTCTCGCGCCTACTCTTTGTGTGGTATTTGCATTCATAGGAAGCCTGGCAACCAACTTTATGTATGTTACCAACGCGTCGTTGATTGCCGTAATTGCGAGCACACCGGAAGAAAAGGCACAGATGTCCGCTACAAGAGGAATGTATAATAATCTTTCAAAGGTTATGTGGGCTTATGTAGGGACCCCATTCGTAGCCCTCATGACACTTTTGCTTAATAACGAAACACTTGCTTATAGAGCAGTACAATTTACTTTTTGTGTTCTGTGTGCCCTCGGCTTCTATGCACACTTCAAGATGACAGCCGGATACGAAGAAACCGGCGCCCAGGAACTTGCGAAACCGAAAGAAAGGCAGGCTAAAACCAGCGGCAAACAGCTATGGTCTTCCCTCATACAAAATCCACACCTTCTTGCAATGATGTTTATGGACATTGCCAGATGGATAGTTTCCTTCACAATGCAGTCCGCTACAATTTACTTCTTCCAATATGTTGCTCAAAACATGGCTCTTCAGACTACTTACCTTTTTGTTGCTAACCTATGTGCTATTGTCGGTGCTTACATAATGAAATTCTTCGTTCAAAAAATCGGGTCAAGAAACACTGGAATAGTCGCATTTTTCGGGCTTGGTATATTCCTTTGTTTTGCCCGAGCATTCTACCTCAATACTATGCTTGTAATGACCTTTTTAATACTGGCTCAGCTGTTTCTCGGAATTGCTTACACTACGATTCCTGTACTTTATGCCGATGCCGTCATCTACAGCGAATGGAAGATGGGTAAAAACGCTTCCGGCTGGATTATGGGTCTCATGCAGGTACCCCTTAGAGCATCGGGGCTCATTAAAAATCTGATAATCACCGGAATGCTCGCCGTCGGAGGATACAGTGCAGCTCTCGAACCAAAACTGGCAAGTCCAGGGCTCAAGGCTGCTATCGGAAATATGTTCATTGGAATTCCGGGCGCATTGATGGTCGCGGGAGCCTTAATATTCCTGTTGGGATACCGCCTTACCGCCGAAAAAATTAAGCAATACCGTGAAGAAATAGCGGCTAAAAGCATTGCTTAA